The following proteins come from a genomic window of Geomonas sp. RF6:
- a CDS encoding HAD family hydrolase, producing MVALSEIAARSSWIFDLDGTLTVAVHDFAAIRRALEIPAGADILGHLGSLCEEESASRYRQLELMEEELCVQTMAATGALSLFQLLRRRGVRLGVVTRNTRRNALRTLEHIGLGAYFHAGDILGREEALAKPHPDGIFRLASRWGVAASETVMVGDYRFDLEAGRAAGAATVHVDVSGAFPWPELTDVAVGSLGELALLIG from the coding sequence ATGGTTGCGCTCTCAGAGATAGCGGCGAGAAGTTCCTGGATCTTCGACCTCGACGGCACACTGACCGTCGCCGTGCACGATTTCGCCGCCATCCGCCGCGCGCTGGAGATCCCCGCCGGTGCGGACATACTCGGGCACCTCGGCTCCCTCTGCGAGGAGGAGTCGGCAAGCCGCTACCGGCAGCTCGAATTGATGGAAGAGGAGCTTTGCGTGCAGACGATGGCCGCCACCGGCGCGCTGTCGCTCTTTCAGCTACTCAGGCGGCGCGGGGTGCGCCTAGGGGTGGTAACCCGCAACACCAGAAGAAACGCCTTGCGCACTCTCGAGCACATAGGGCTTGGCGCCTATTTCCATGCCGGCGACATCCTCGGGCGGGAGGAGGCGCTGGCGAAGCCGCACCCGGATGGAATTTTCAGGCTTGCCAGCCGCTGGGGGGTCGCTGCGAGCGAGACGGTGATGGTCGGGGACTACCGCTTCGATCTCGAGGCGGGACGGGCTGCCGGGGCGGCAACGGTACATGTGGATGTAAGCGGCGCCTTTCCGTGGCCCGAACTGACCGACGTAGCGGTCGGTTCGCTCGGGGAGCTGGCGCTGCTGATAGGATGA
- a CDS encoding methyl-accepting chemotaxis protein, with the protein MVFVKGSIKQRLLAMGIISGAFYLFLGGLILLGLQQAGKSVDLLYQEHLLRVEKVSRMNAALRDTRLELLLAMRHDPRLGTAHSHPLSLHTTRIADHLQESASLLKEYAAAGEKSSERKKLEEQFGAAQERLVREGVLPAVAAVEAGDFDKAEGIVTKSVNPLAEQALKSADDLEKGEVALARGRYEEAKEKFSGGRVVAWGAIFLAMSLGTAINLLVIGSIRRGSADLVLATTRMAGGDLTAVATNTSDDELGQVGRSFNAMREAMVRLIGGVTSSAERVMVTAEQVHATSEQMATGAEQVASRLSTAATSGEEMASTSAGIAQSCQVAAAGADVATDAAASGVQVVKGTIDIMERIARHVQTAAGTVETLGDRSDQIGAIIEVIEDIADQTNLLALNAAIEAARAGEQGRGFAVVADEVRALAERTTKATREIDGMIRAIQAETKGAVAAMEQGVQEVQQGGAEAAESGQALQRILGEIDAVTSQVNQIAIAAEEQTATTAEISASLQQIAEVVHLTASGAHDSATAARHLSSLADELQHMVQQFKLA; encoded by the coding sequence ATGGTTTTCGTGAAGGGAAGCATAAAACAGCGCCTGCTGGCGATGGGGATCATTTCCGGGGCGTTTTATCTCTTCCTCGGCGGCCTGATCTTGTTGGGGCTGCAGCAGGCAGGGAAATCGGTCGACCTCCTTTACCAGGAGCATCTCCTGCGCGTGGAAAAGGTGAGCCGCATGAACGCGGCGCTGCGCGACACGAGGCTTGAGCTTCTTCTCGCCATGCGGCACGATCCGCGCCTGGGAACGGCGCACAGTCATCCGCTGAGCCTCCACACGACTCGCATAGCGGACCATCTCCAGGAGAGCGCTTCGCTCCTCAAGGAGTACGCCGCCGCCGGAGAAAAGAGCTCGGAGCGCAAAAAGCTCGAGGAGCAGTTCGGCGCGGCGCAGGAGCGGCTGGTGCGCGAAGGGGTGCTTCCTGCCGTTGCCGCCGTCGAGGCGGGCGATTTCGACAAGGCGGAGGGAATCGTTACCAAATCGGTCAATCCCCTCGCGGAGCAGGCCCTGAAGAGCGCGGACGACCTGGAGAAGGGGGAGGTTGCCCTGGCCAGAGGGCGCTACGAAGAGGCGAAAGAGAAATTCTCCGGCGGGCGCGTGGTCGCCTGGGGCGCGATCTTTCTTGCCATGTCCCTTGGCACCGCCATCAACCTCCTGGTCATAGGCTCCATCAGGCGCGGCTCGGCCGACCTGGTCCTCGCGACGACGCGTATGGCGGGGGGGGATCTGACTGCCGTTGCCACCAACACCAGTGACGACGAGCTCGGCCAGGTCGGGCGCTCTTTCAACGCCATGCGCGAGGCGATGGTGCGGCTGATCGGCGGGGTTACCAGCAGCGCCGAGCGGGTTATGGTCACCGCCGAGCAGGTGCACGCGACTTCCGAGCAGATGGCGACCGGGGCGGAGCAGGTTGCCTCGCGGCTCTCCACTGCCGCAACCTCCGGAGAAGAAATGGCATCCACCTCTGCCGGCATCGCCCAGAGCTGTCAGGTCGCCGCGGCAGGGGCGGACGTCGCCACCGACGCCGCCGCCTCCGGCGTGCAGGTGGTGAAGGGGACGATCGACATCATGGAGCGCATCGCCCGCCACGTCCAGACAGCGGCAGGGACGGTGGAGACGCTCGGCGACCGCTCCGACCAGATCGGCGCTATCATTGAAGTCATCGAGGACATCGCGGACCAGACGAACCTCCTCGCGCTCAATGCGGCCATCGAGGCGGCGCGGGCCGGGGAACAGGGGCGCGGCTTCGCAGTCGTTGCCGACGAGGTGCGGGCCCTGGCGGAGCGCACCACGAAGGCGACGAGGGAGATCGACGGGATGATACGGGCGATCCAGGCAGAGACGAAGGGGGCGGTGGCCGCCATGGAGCAGGGGGTGCAGGAGGTCCAGCAGGGTGGCGCAGAGGCCGCGGAGTCGGGGCAGGCGCTGCAGCGGATTCTGGGGGAGATCGACGCGGTGACTTCCCAGGTGAACCAGATCGCCATCGCCGCCGAGGAACAGACGGCGACGACCGCAGAGATCAGCGCGAGCCTGCAGCAGATCGCGGAGGTCGTCCACCTTACCGCCAGCGGGGCGCACGACTCCGCCACCGCGGCACGGCACCTCTCCTCCCTCGCCGACGAACTGCAGCACATGGTGCAGCAGTTCAAGCTCGCCTAG
- a CDS encoding alpha/beta hydrolase, whose product MDRYAYLATGRLATLMQGLTRLRVRLHNRTFIPGGSVVFVVNRFTRLETLLVPFHLCRLTGSPVWSLADSSFCAPPFENLLLRAGTVCTANPDRERQMVKPLLAGQANWVTYLDENAGPGSSAESRTGNLLLHPAALAVRTEFYRQRLLRLSRSAPDEVARIAELLQMEPVAAEGRKIFLVPVNLSCYPLRARDKVLVFLAELFSEGAAPRTEEILSEGTMLFSSVDIDMRFGAPLEVTDFLAHPLIQRDIRSLLPLDFDRKLSSLPLLRQGVKRLMDLCLARLHAATTINHDHLFASLLSAIPLRSIGEEDFRRRIYLLASSVKERGVPCHRTLEKDQVALLTDDRHHRYRDFLEVAEEKGGVTQIGERLVKGGHDPVGDPLKLLAHQVRPLQVLQREVWKVAWMPEWLVRRRVVERVERQALAEFDEDYSRFSRPKERKGRDIGAPLLLKGRSRDLGVVLVHGFLAAPAEVAELARYLHSQGLWVYLVRLKGHGTAPEDLALRTRKDWMESVDRGYALMKGICRAVVLGGFSFGGGIALDCASRVRGVAGVFAVCPPHRLMDISSRFVPAMAVWNRVMHFLKLRGVKMEYAQIVPERPQINYHRLPIRAVWELELFMRQLERKLAAISVPALVVQADFDPVVDPRGSRRLFEMLGSGEKKYRIFPRRRHGILAGEGAEEVHAAIAEFVRNLAASGREGRVVDPRVALVGKMFTIACKSATRGIWLRSQR is encoded by the coding sequence ATGGATCGCTACGCCTACCTCGCCACCGGCCGACTCGCCACCCTCATGCAGGGGCTCACCAGGCTCCGCGTGCGCCTCCACAACCGCACCTTTATCCCCGGCGGCTCGGTAGTCTTCGTGGTGAACCGTTTCACGAGGCTGGAGACGCTCCTCGTGCCGTTCCATCTCTGCCGCCTCACCGGCAGTCCCGTCTGGTCCCTCGCGGACTCCTCCTTTTGCGCACCCCCCTTCGAAAACCTCCTTCTTCGCGCCGGAACCGTTTGCACCGCGAATCCGGACCGGGAGCGGCAGATGGTGAAGCCGCTCCTTGCCGGGCAGGCGAACTGGGTCACCTATCTCGACGAAAATGCCGGGCCTGGAAGTAGCGCAGAATCCCGCACCGGGAACCTCCTCCTGCATCCTGCGGCGCTCGCCGTGCGGACCGAATTTTACCGGCAGCGCCTCCTTCGCCTCTCCCGGAGCGCCCCTGACGAGGTTGCGAGGATCGCGGAACTCCTGCAGATGGAGCCGGTGGCTGCCGAGGGGAGAAAAATCTTTCTCGTGCCGGTCAATCTCTCCTGCTATCCGCTGCGGGCGCGGGACAAGGTGCTGGTCTTCCTTGCGGAACTCTTTTCCGAGGGAGCAGCGCCACGCACGGAGGAGATCCTCTCCGAGGGGACGATGCTCTTTTCCTCCGTCGACATCGACATGCGCTTCGGAGCGCCGCTGGAGGTGACGGACTTCCTTGCGCACCCCCTCATCCAGCGCGACATCCGCTCCCTTCTCCCCCTCGATTTCGACAGGAAGCTTTCCTCGCTCCCCCTCCTGCGGCAGGGGGTGAAGAGGCTCATGGACCTCTGCCTTGCGCGGCTCCACGCCGCTACCACCATCAATCACGACCACCTCTTCGCCTCGCTTCTCAGCGCCATCCCCTTGCGCAGCATAGGGGAAGAGGACTTTCGCCGCAGGATCTATCTCCTCGCCTCCTCGGTGAAGGAAAGGGGAGTGCCGTGCCACCGGACGCTGGAAAAGGACCAGGTGGCGCTCCTTACCGACGACCGCCATCACCGCTATCGTGATTTCCTGGAGGTGGCGGAGGAAAAGGGGGGGGTGACACAGATAGGGGAACGGCTGGTAAAGGGGGGGCACGATCCGGTTGGCGACCCGTTAAAACTCCTGGCGCATCAGGTGCGTCCGCTGCAGGTGCTGCAGCGGGAGGTGTGGAAAGTCGCCTGGATGCCGGAGTGGCTGGTGCGTCGGCGTGTTGTGGAGAGGGTGGAGCGGCAGGCACTTGCGGAATTCGACGAGGACTACAGCCGCTTCTCCCGGCCGAAGGAGAGGAAGGGGCGCGACATCGGGGCGCCGCTCCTTCTGAAGGGGCGCTCCCGCGACCTCGGGGTCGTCCTCGTGCACGGCTTCCTCGCTGCGCCGGCGGAAGTCGCCGAACTGGCGCGATACCTCCACTCGCAGGGACTCTGGGTCTACCTGGTGCGGCTGAAGGGGCACGGCACCGCGCCGGAGGACCTCGCCCTGCGCACCCGGAAGGACTGGATGGAGTCGGTGGACCGCGGCTATGCGCTCATGAAAGGGATCTGCCGCGCAGTCGTTCTGGGAGGCTTCTCCTTCGGAGGGGGGATCGCGCTAGACTGCGCCAGTCGTGTCAGGGGCGTGGCGGGGGTGTTCGCGGTCTGCCCGCCTCACCGGCTCATGGACATCTCCTCCCGCTTCGTCCCCGCCATGGCCGTGTGGAACCGGGTCATGCACTTTCTGAAGCTGCGGGGGGTGAAGATGGAGTACGCCCAGATCGTCCCGGAGCGGCCGCAGATAAACTACCACCGCCTGCCGATCCGCGCGGTCTGGGAGCTGGAGCTTTTCATGAGGCAACTGGAGCGAAAGCTTGCAGCGATCTCCGTTCCCGCCCTCGTGGTGCAGGCGGACTTCGACCCGGTTGTCGATCCGCGCGGCTCGCGGCGCCTCTTCGAGATGCTGGGGAGTGGCGAGAAGAAGTACCGCATCTTTCCCCGCAGGCGCCACGGGATCCTCGCAGGGGAGGGGGCGGAGGAGGTGCATGCCGCGATAGCGGAGTTCGTCCGAAACCTGGCTGCCTCGGGACGGGAGGGGCGGGTCGTCGATCCGCGTGTGGCGCTGGTCGGGAAGATGTTCACAATCGCCTGCAAATCTGCTACAAGGGGGATATGGTTGCGCTCTCAGAGATAG
- a CDS encoding response regulator: protein MTAFFRNLSIRRKLMGIILASNCLALTVVALVFVANEALHFRTGAGAELAALAEILGNNTSAAVAFNDHNAAEETLSGLRAKEHIRAAFVIGKDDVVLAKYLARGVATEKLPFLRPGTPLQLDRARLQRVIAEAHSPWAVWLDLYGVKPIILDGQEIGTVVIQSESKQLVDDLFWFFVLVLVVMAGALVLLYFVSGRLQRIISEPIVHLAQIMKEVSSGKNYALRARSESDNELGSLIEGFNEMLGQIQARDERLERYREELEQTVGQRTAELSGANRELSDTVEELKRSKEAAEAASLAKSQFLANMSHEIRTPMNGVLGMVSLLLHSDLRPEQRRYATSVRNSGEALLSIINDILDFSKIEAGRMELETIPFDLQTVVAEVLEMLAESAQRKGLELSCLVPAGVPRYLLGDPVRLRQILINLIGNAIKFTAAGEVVLGIEELRGGEGEAFLSFEVRDTGIGITPEAQARIFESFSQADYSTTRRFGGTGLGLAIAKQLCQLMGGDIGVASVPGRGSTFRFTARLELDQKAGRSDSAPADLAGVKILVVDDNSTNLCILHHQVSSFGMRCDTAPDAATALVMLREWSARDGYQMALLDMHMPQMNGIELARAIKSDAKISGVHLVILTSAGNPGEIAEALEAGALHCLSKPVSPSNLIECLTSALSSSSASAEGGAPARPSEETIYDADILVAEDNFVNRDVAKHMLGLLGCRVALAEDGVQAVEMWEGGSYHLIFMDCQMPEMDGFAATGAIREREGSREGGRIPVVALTANAISGDRERCLAAGMDDYLSKPFSLDELRSVLARWLPPGVQVSAAEAGRRAPAVGSSEGNVAVFDRQGLLERIGGSEECVGFLVQKFVESSTDILAALRGHVKKGEEEGVHRQAHSLKGAAASIAAEEMRQIAARLEALTREGTLLGADLLYLQLERAFATFKEEVGAADPV from the coding sequence ATGACAGCTTTTTTCCGCAACCTCTCCATACGCCGCAAGCTCATGGGGATCATACTGGCAAGCAACTGCCTCGCGCTCACCGTGGTGGCGCTGGTCTTTGTGGCCAACGAGGCGCTGCACTTCCGCACCGGCGCCGGCGCGGAGCTCGCGGCGCTGGCGGAAATCCTCGGCAACAACACCTCCGCGGCGGTCGCCTTCAACGACCATAACGCGGCGGAGGAGACCCTTTCGGGACTGAGGGCAAAAGAGCACATCCGTGCCGCCTTCGTAATAGGGAAAGACGACGTGGTACTGGCGAAGTATCTCGCCAGGGGGGTAGCGACAGAGAAGCTCCCCTTCCTGCGGCCAGGCACCCCTCTCCAGCTCGACCGTGCCCGCCTGCAGCGGGTCATCGCCGAGGCGCACTCCCCCTGGGCGGTATGGCTCGACCTGTACGGCGTGAAGCCGATCATTCTGGACGGCCAGGAAATAGGGACCGTGGTGATCCAGTCGGAGAGCAAGCAGCTCGTCGACGACCTCTTCTGGTTCTTCGTCCTCGTCCTCGTGGTGATGGCAGGGGCGCTGGTTCTTCTGTACTTCGTCTCCGGCAGACTGCAGCGCATCATCTCCGAGCCGATCGTGCATCTCGCGCAGATCATGAAGGAGGTCTCCTCCGGGAAGAACTACGCGCTGCGCGCCAGGAGCGAGAGCGACAACGAGCTCGGTTCCCTCATCGAGGGGTTCAACGAGATGCTCGGGCAGATCCAGGCGCGCGACGAGAGGCTGGAGCGCTACCGGGAGGAGCTGGAGCAGACGGTGGGGCAGCGCACCGCGGAGCTCTCCGGCGCGAACCGGGAACTTTCCGACACGGTGGAGGAGCTGAAGCGCTCGAAGGAGGCTGCGGAGGCGGCGAGCCTCGCGAAAAGCCAGTTTCTCGCCAACATGAGCCACGAGATCCGCACCCCGATGAACGGGGTGCTGGGGATGGTGAGCCTCCTTTTGCACAGCGACCTCCGCCCCGAGCAGCGCCGCTACGCCACCTCGGTGCGAAACTCCGGCGAGGCGCTCCTCTCCATCATCAACGACATCCTCGACTTCTCCAAGATCGAGGCGGGTCGCATGGAGCTGGAGACGATACCGTTCGACCTGCAGACGGTCGTTGCGGAGGTCCTGGAGATGCTTGCGGAGAGCGCCCAGCGCAAGGGGCTGGAGCTCAGCTGCCTCGTCCCCGCCGGGGTGCCGCGCTACCTCCTCGGGGACCCGGTACGGCTGCGCCAGATCCTCATCAACCTGATCGGAAACGCCATAAAGTTCACCGCAGCGGGGGAGGTCGTTCTGGGGATCGAGGAGCTGCGCGGAGGGGAGGGGGAGGCCTTCCTCTCCTTCGAGGTGCGCGACACCGGGATCGGCATCACCCCAGAGGCGCAGGCGCGGATCTTCGAGAGTTTCTCCCAGGCCGACTACTCCACCACCCGCCGCTTCGGAGGGACGGGGCTCGGCCTCGCCATCGCGAAGCAGCTCTGCCAGCTCATGGGGGGGGACATCGGGGTCGCCAGCGTGCCGGGAAGGGGGTCGACCTTCCGCTTCACGGCGCGGCTGGAGCTCGACCAGAAGGCGGGGCGCTCCGACTCCGCGCCTGCCGATCTCGCCGGGGTGAAGATCCTCGTGGTGGACGACAACAGCACGAACCTGTGCATCCTGCACCACCAGGTGAGCTCCTTCGGCATGCGCTGCGACACCGCGCCGGACGCCGCGACCGCTCTCGTCATGCTCCGCGAGTGGTCGGCCCGGGACGGCTACCAGATGGCGCTTCTGGACATGCACATGCCGCAGATGAACGGCATCGAGCTGGCCCGCGCCATAAAATCGGATGCGAAGATCTCCGGGGTGCACCTGGTGATACTGACCTCCGCGGGTAACCCCGGGGAGATCGCGGAGGCGCTGGAGGCGGGGGCGCTGCACTGCCTCAGCAAGCCGGTGAGCCCCTCCAACCTCATCGAGTGCCTCACCAGCGCCCTTTCCTCCTCCTCCGCGTCCGCCGAAGGGGGGGCTCCCGCGCGACCGAGCGAGGAGACGATCTACGACGCGGACATTCTCGTCGCGGAGGACAACTTCGTAAACCGCGACGTCGCAAAGCACATGCTGGGGCTTCTGGGGTGCCGGGTGGCGCTCGCCGAGGACGGAGTGCAGGCGGTGGAGATGTGGGAGGGGGGAAGCTACCACCTGATCTTCATGGACTGCCAGATGCCGGAGATGGACGGGTTTGCCGCCACGGGCGCCATCCGGGAGCGGGAGGGTTCGAGGGAAGGGGGGCGCATCCCCGTCGTCGCCCTTACCGCCAACGCCATCTCCGGGGACCGGGAGCGCTGCCTCGCGGCGGGGATGGACGATTATTTGAGCAAGCCCTTCTCGCTCGACGAGCTGCGAAGCGTCCTGGCGCGCTGGCTCCCCCCCGGGGTGCAGGTCAGTGCTGCGGAGGCGGGGAGGCGCGCGCCCGCGGTCGGGAGCTCGGAGGGAAATGTCGCCGTTTTTGATCGGCAGGGGCTTCTGGAGAGGATCGGCGGGAGCGAGGAGTGCGTCGGGTTCCTGGTGCAGAAATTTGTGGAGAGTTCCACCGACATCCTCGCGGCGCTGCGGGGGCATGTGAAGAAGGGGGAGGAGGAAGGGGTACACCGCCAGGCGCACAGCCTGAAAGGGGCGGCCGCAAGCATCGCGGCGGAGGAGATGCGCCAGATCGCAGCGCGTCTCGAAGCGCTCACCAGGGAGGGGACTCTCCTTGGCGCCGATCTTTTGTACCTCCAGCTGGAACGGGCCTTCGCCACCTTCAAGGAGGAAGTCGGCGCCGCGGATCCGGTGTGA
- a CDS encoding glycerophosphodiester phosphodiesterase, giving the protein MPPLIIGHRGASRDAPENTAAAFRLAFLQGADGIEADFRLTRDGTIVCLHDERTGRTAGRDLKVAETEAEEIRSLDVGRWKGESFRGERIPTLAETLEIVPEGKSLFLEIKIGPSIIAPLKALLFSSRFDPDRIRFLSFDSEVIAALKEALPSYRACWLTDYRFRAGWRPTPEEVVETARRCGADGIASRARPLVDSRFVEMLRKNGLEIHLWTVDNQGEALRLHALGVDSIMTNRPGYLRGILPGAPPA; this is encoded by the coding sequence GTGCCCCCCCTCATCATAGGGCACAGGGGCGCCTCCCGGGACGCCCCCGAGAATACCGCCGCCGCCTTCAGGCTCGCCTTTCTGCAGGGGGCGGACGGAATAGAGGCCGATTTCCGCCTCACCCGCGACGGCACCATCGTCTGCCTCCATGACGAAAGGACCGGGCGCACCGCTGGGCGCGATCTGAAGGTCGCCGAGACGGAAGCGGAGGAAATCCGCTCCCTCGACGTCGGGAGATGGAAAGGGGAGTCCTTCAGGGGGGAGCGCATCCCCACCCTCGCAGAGACGCTGGAGATCGTCCCGGAGGGGAAGTCCCTCTTCCTGGAGATCAAGATAGGCCCCTCCATCATCGCGCCACTGAAGGCTCTTCTCTTCTCCTCCCGTTTCGATCCCGACCGGATCCGCTTCCTCTCCTTCGACAGTGAGGTCATCGCGGCTCTCAAGGAGGCGCTCCCCTCCTACCGGGCCTGCTGGCTCACCGACTACCGGTTTCGCGCCGGCTGGCGTCCGACCCCGGAAGAGGTCGTGGAGACGGCGCGCCGCTGCGGTGCCGACGGAATCGCCTCCCGCGCGAGGCCCCTCGTCGATTCCCGCTTCGTGGAGATGCTGCGCAAAAACGGCTTGGAGATCCACCTCTGGACGGTGGATAATCAGGGTGAGGCCCTCAGGCTGCACGCGCTTGGTGTCGATTCCATAATGACCAACCGCCCCGGGTACCTGCGCGGCATACTCCCCGGCGCTCCCCCAGCCTGA
- the murB gene encoding UDP-N-acetylmuramate dehydrogenase, whose translation MIIMEKEVRLAPFTSFRIGGAAKLFCAVSTKDQLRQAITFALQKDLPYHILGGGTNILVNDSGFPGMVIQMNLDGMRLRGESVEVDAGVELMRLVQCATQEGLGGMERLAGIPGTVGGAVRGNAGAYGTAIGEVVRGVVALDLERMEFIPLTREECDFHYRSSTFKKTKRLVVVSALLDLHSAPREEIAEKVEETLAKRLARNLQAELSVGSFFMNPVVTERSLVEAFEGERRVHCRDNRIPAGWFIERAGLRNRRVGGAMVSEKHANYIINTGNATARDVRELAALIRDEVAQKTGVLLQEEVCYLGF comes from the coding sequence ATGATCATCATGGAAAAGGAAGTCAGACTGGCCCCTTTCACCTCTTTCCGCATCGGCGGTGCGGCCAAGCTCTTCTGCGCCGTCTCCACGAAGGACCAGCTGCGGCAGGCGATCACCTTCGCCCTGCAGAAGGATCTCCCCTACCACATCCTCGGCGGCGGTACGAACATCCTGGTAAACGACAGCGGCTTCCCCGGGATGGTGATCCAGATGAACCTGGACGGGATGCGGCTGCGCGGGGAGTCTGTAGAGGTCGACGCGGGGGTGGAGCTTATGCGTCTCGTGCAGTGCGCAACGCAGGAGGGGCTGGGGGGGATGGAGCGGCTGGCCGGGATTCCCGGCACCGTGGGGGGAGCTGTGCGCGGCAACGCCGGGGCGTACGGCACCGCGATCGGGGAAGTTGTGCGGGGGGTGGTGGCGCTCGACCTGGAGCGGATGGAGTTCATCCCCCTGACGCGCGAGGAGTGCGATTTTCACTACCGCAGCAGCACCTTCAAGAAGACGAAGCGGCTGGTGGTGGTTTCGGCGCTCCTGGACCTGCACAGCGCGCCGCGGGAGGAGATAGCGGAGAAGGTGGAGGAAACGCTGGCGAAGCGCCTCGCAAGGAACCTGCAGGCAGAGCTCAGCGTCGGGTCCTTCTTCATGAATCCGGTCGTGACGGAGAGGAGCCTCGTGGAGGCGTTCGAGGGGGAGCGCCGGGTGCACTGCCGTGACAACAGGATTCCCGCCGGGTGGTTCATCGAGCGGGCGGGGCTGCGCAACAGGAGGGTCGGCGGGGCGATGGTGAGCGAGAAGCACGCGAACTACATCATCAATACCGGAAATGCCACCGCTCGCGATGTGCGGGAACTGGCGGCGCTGATAAGGGATGAGGTGGCGCAAAAGACCGGGGTGCTCCTGCAGGAAGAGGTGTGCTACCTGGGATTTTGA